From the genome of Bos mutus isolate GX-2022 unplaced genomic scaffold, NWIPB_WYAK_1.1 CTG238, whole genome shotgun sequence:
CctgaggtgggaaaaaaaaaattttttttttaatctttactatCAGAACTCTGAATCCTGCTGGTCAGTGCACCAAGCATTCAGTGTCTCTCCTTGCCTTTGTCTTACTTGTTCAAAGAAAAATAAccgggggaaaaaaatctcatcatGGCTAATATCTACCAGGAAAACGAAGAAATGGAGCAACCCGTGCAGAACGGAGAGGAAGACCGCCCTTTGGGAGGGGGCGAAGGCCACCAGCCAGAAAGAAATCATAGACGGGGACAGGCTCGCCGACTTGCCCCTAATTTCCGATGGGTTATACCCAATAGACAGGTCAATGATGGGATGGGTGGAGAGGGAGACGATATGGAAATATTCATGGAGGAGATGAGGGAAATCAGGAGAAAACTTAGGGAGCTGCAGTTGAGGAATTGTCTGCGTATCCTTATGGGGGAGCTCTCTAATCACCATGACCATCATGATGAATTTTGCCTTATGCCTTGACTCCTGCCATTTCCATGAGATTAATACTGTGATTTCCACTGTTGTTCTGTTTTTccttgcattttcctgataatgcCTTTACTGATCCGTTTGCTGTGAACCTTATGTAATTTCAGTGTGTCAGGTGGGTTCTGTGTTACCAGCTTCTAATTACAGATTGCCTTGGCATCCAATCTAAGTTTCTGTCAACAGTAAAGTTTCACCCATTTGCATGGAAAAATGTAAAGttaataaagtaattaaaaagcaatttatacatttattattgtctgattaaagaaaaaatacatgaacCCTTCAAAAATCTGAAATCACATATCCCAGGATGGTAATTGGAGCACATTTCTCTGTGGTTGGATaatacatgactttttttttcatttattatctgGGATTTT
Proteins encoded in this window:
- the BEX3 gene encoding protein BEX3 isoform X1, whose product is MANIYQENEEMEQPVQNGEEDRPLGGGEGHQPERNHRRGQARRLAPNFRWVIPNRQVNDGMGGEGDDMEIFMEEMREIRRKLRELQLRNCLRILMGELSNHHDHHDEFCLMP
- the BEX3 gene encoding protein BEX3 isoform X2; amino-acid sequence: MEQPVQNGEEDRPLGGGEGHQPERNHRRGQARRLAPNFRWVIPNRQVNDGMGGEGDDMEIFMEEMREIRRKLRELQLRNCLRILMGELSNHHDHHDEFCLMP